The following coding sequences are from one Biomphalaria glabrata chromosome 8, xgBioGlab47.1, whole genome shotgun sequence window:
- the LOC106061470 gene encoding ufm1-specific protease 2-like isoform X2, whose product MATTVSISKKTFRTVTNGQWSGTGVQGYVVGDVDKNPSESFSISCVWQSKIIESSDLKEDVESCLSHFPGGKNVVGFVFLPSERSVKNLIDNDQAGIDREFEEAFDTYSVWLEPLCLAQVVILCLFRHSPSDREWQTMFFVMNEESVTKVDCSFSEEVKPVIKMRVRAGIDITVSTESNTDDQLKSALDYELIRLQNQCGNFVFAFEDNTVILERPGSFVGSQLGWKSCRDIVKYYNEKEGRPSGTKKKNAAQPQFIIPVSMLHLITIEPKTTLQYAPIIQHHIGTFQSTSLSLPIDVLAEVSEKTSFTELFSVLSRAVYRQITALFNCLSLYTQEHKLHTPEVFHFKPHCVDTSITLVYPKGTTEKELERERLILHNHLCLPLDQPLLRRGSAGLFLKQTAPGGYLLNTHIGLNDPPVKPATVALVEGYYSYHHYMQDRFDDDKWGCAYRSLQTICSWFKYQGYTERDIPTHREIQQALYDIGDKEQKFVGSRQWIGSFEVSYVLDHLLGVTSKFLTVGSGAELSTTGQDLINHFQTQGTPIMIGGGVLAHTILGVAYSEVTGDISFLILDPHYTGGEDIKIIQDKGWCGWKDMSFWNKTAHYNLCLPQKPTLV is encoded by the exons aTGGCGACAACCGTAAGCATATCGAAAAAAACTTTTCGG ACTGTAACGAATGGTCAGTGGAGTGGGACTGGAGTTCAAGGCTATGTAGTAGGCGACGTGGACAAAAATCCTTCTGAATCGTTTTCAATTTCTTGTGTCTGGCAGAGTAAGATCATAGAGAGCAGTGATCTAAAAGAAGACGTTGAGTCCTGTCTCAGCCATTTTCCAGGAG GTAAAAATGTTGTGGGCTTTGTATTTCTTCCATCTGAACGTTCAGTGAAAAATTTGATTGACAATGATCAAGCTGGAATTGATAGAGAATTTGAAGAAGCTTTTGACACATATAGTGTTTGGTTG GAACCATTGTGTCTGGCGCAGGTAGtcattttgtgtctgttcagACATTCTCCCTCTGACAGAGAGTGGCAGACAATGTTTTTTGTCATGAACGAGGAGAGTGTAACAAAAGTGGATTGCTCGTTCAGTGAGGAAGTCAAACCTGTAATCAAAATGCGAGTTAGAGCTGGTATCGACATCACAGTCTCGACTGAATCAAACACTG ATGACCAGTTAAAGTCAGCACTTGACTATGAATTGATACGACTGCAGAATCAGTGTGGGAATTTTGTGTTTGCCTTTGAAGACAACACAGTTATCCTTGAAAGGCCAGGGTCATTTGTGGGCTCACAATTAGGCTGGAAATCCTGCCGGGATATTGTCAAATATTACAATGAAAAAGAGGGCAGACCTAGTggaacaaagaaaaagaatgctGCACAGCCACAG TTCATCATTCCAGTGAGTATGTTACACTTGATAACTATTGAGCCAAAGACAACTCTACAGTATGCTCCAATCATACAGCATCATATAG GAACCTTTCAGTCAACAAGCCTTTCTCTTCCCATTGATGTGCTTGCTGAAGTTTCGGAAAAAACATCCTTCACAGAATTGTTTAGTGTCTTGAGTAGAGCTGTGTATCGGCAGATTACAGCACTGTTTAACTGTTTGTCTCTGTATACACAG gAACATAAACTACACACACCTGAAGTCTTTCATTTCAAACCTCATTGTGTTGACACTTCCATCACTCTAGTGTATCCAAAAGGCACGACAGAAAAAGAGCTTG aaagagaaagattaatTTTGCATAACCATTTGTGCCTCCCACTGGACCAGCCGTTGTTGCGTAGAGGAAGTGCCGGATTGTTTTTGAAACAGACTGCTCCTGGAGGCTATTTGTTAAATACACATATTGGGCTTAATGATCCGCCAG TGAAGCCAGCAACAGTAGCTCTAGTAGAAGGCTACTACAGTTACCACCATTATATGCAGGATCGATTTGATGATGACAAGTGGGGATGTGCCTACAGGTCCCTCCAAACCATCTGCTCCTGGTTTAAATATCAGGGCTATACAGAAAGGGATATTCCAACGCACAGAGAAATACAACAG GCTCTCTATGATATTGGGGACAAAGAGCAGAAATTTGTTGGCAGCAGACAGTGGATTGGATCATTTGAAGTGAGCTACGTCCTGGATCATTTGCTTGGT GTGACAAGCAAATTTCTGACAGTTGGTTCAGGTGCAGAACTCTCCACCACTGGCCAAGATTTAATCAACCATTTCCAGACACAGGGAACTCCGATCATGATTG GAGGAGGTGTCCTGGCTCATACCATCCTGGGTGTAGCTTACAGTGAAGTCACTGGAGATATTAGTTTCTTGATTCTAGACCCACATTACACTGGAGGAGAAGACATAAAGATTATACAGGACAAG
- the LOC106061470 gene encoding ufm1-specific protease 2-like isoform X1, with product MATTVSISKKTFRTVTNGQWSGTGVQGYVVGDVDKNPSESFSISCVWQSKIIESSDLKEDVESCLSHFPGGKNVVGFVFLPSERSVKNLIDNDQAGIDREFEEAFDTYSVWLEPLCLAQVVILCLFRHSPSDREWQTMFFVMNEESVTKVDCSFSEEVKPVIKMRVRAGIDITVSTESNTDDQLKSALDYELIRLQNQCGNFVFAFEDNTVILERPGSFVGSQLGWKSCRDIVKYYNEKEGRPSGTKKKNAAQPQFIIPVSMLHLITIEPKTTLQYAPIIQHHIGTFQSTSLSLPIDVLAEVSEKTSFTELFSVLSRAVYRQITALFNCLSLYTQVPYDNECLKNGWGEVFLKPSEHKLHTPEVFHFKPHCVDTSITLVYPKGTTEKELERERLILHNHLCLPLDQPLLRRGSAGLFLKQTAPGGYLLNTHIGLNDPPVKPATVALVEGYYSYHHYMQDRFDDDKWGCAYRSLQTICSWFKYQGYTERDIPTHREIQQALYDIGDKEQKFVGSRQWIGSFEVSYVLDHLLGVTSKFLTVGSGAELSTTGQDLINHFQTQGTPIMIGGGVLAHTILGVAYSEVTGDISFLILDPHYTGGEDIKIIQDKGWCGWKDMSFWNKTAHYNLCLPQKPTLV from the exons aTGGCGACAACCGTAAGCATATCGAAAAAAACTTTTCGG ACTGTAACGAATGGTCAGTGGAGTGGGACTGGAGTTCAAGGCTATGTAGTAGGCGACGTGGACAAAAATCCTTCTGAATCGTTTTCAATTTCTTGTGTCTGGCAGAGTAAGATCATAGAGAGCAGTGATCTAAAAGAAGACGTTGAGTCCTGTCTCAGCCATTTTCCAGGAG GTAAAAATGTTGTGGGCTTTGTATTTCTTCCATCTGAACGTTCAGTGAAAAATTTGATTGACAATGATCAAGCTGGAATTGATAGAGAATTTGAAGAAGCTTTTGACACATATAGTGTTTGGTTG GAACCATTGTGTCTGGCGCAGGTAGtcattttgtgtctgttcagACATTCTCCCTCTGACAGAGAGTGGCAGACAATGTTTTTTGTCATGAACGAGGAGAGTGTAACAAAAGTGGATTGCTCGTTCAGTGAGGAAGTCAAACCTGTAATCAAAATGCGAGTTAGAGCTGGTATCGACATCACAGTCTCGACTGAATCAAACACTG ATGACCAGTTAAAGTCAGCACTTGACTATGAATTGATACGACTGCAGAATCAGTGTGGGAATTTTGTGTTTGCCTTTGAAGACAACACAGTTATCCTTGAAAGGCCAGGGTCATTTGTGGGCTCACAATTAGGCTGGAAATCCTGCCGGGATATTGTCAAATATTACAATGAAAAAGAGGGCAGACCTAGTggaacaaagaaaaagaatgctGCACAGCCACAG TTCATCATTCCAGTGAGTATGTTACACTTGATAACTATTGAGCCAAAGACAACTCTACAGTATGCTCCAATCATACAGCATCATATAG GAACCTTTCAGTCAACAAGCCTTTCTCTTCCCATTGATGTGCTTGCTGAAGTTTCGGAAAAAACATCCTTCACAGAATTGTTTAGTGTCTTGAGTAGAGCTGTGTATCGGCAGATTACAGCACTGTTTAACTGTTTGTCTCTGTATACACAG GTACCATATGACaatgaatgtttaaaaaatgggtGGGGTGAAGTCTTCCTTAAACCCTCA gAACATAAACTACACACACCTGAAGTCTTTCATTTCAAACCTCATTGTGTTGACACTTCCATCACTCTAGTGTATCCAAAAGGCACGACAGAAAAAGAGCTTG aaagagaaagattaatTTTGCATAACCATTTGTGCCTCCCACTGGACCAGCCGTTGTTGCGTAGAGGAAGTGCCGGATTGTTTTTGAAACAGACTGCTCCTGGAGGCTATTTGTTAAATACACATATTGGGCTTAATGATCCGCCAG TGAAGCCAGCAACAGTAGCTCTAGTAGAAGGCTACTACAGTTACCACCATTATATGCAGGATCGATTTGATGATGACAAGTGGGGATGTGCCTACAGGTCCCTCCAAACCATCTGCTCCTGGTTTAAATATCAGGGCTATACAGAAAGGGATATTCCAACGCACAGAGAAATACAACAG GCTCTCTATGATATTGGGGACAAAGAGCAGAAATTTGTTGGCAGCAGACAGTGGATTGGATCATTTGAAGTGAGCTACGTCCTGGATCATTTGCTTGGT GTGACAAGCAAATTTCTGACAGTTGGTTCAGGTGCAGAACTCTCCACCACTGGCCAAGATTTAATCAACCATTTCCAGACACAGGGAACTCCGATCATGATTG GAGGAGGTGTCCTGGCTCATACCATCCTGGGTGTAGCTTACAGTGAAGTCACTGGAGATATTAGTTTCTTGATTCTAGACCCACATTACACTGGAGGAGAAGACATAAAGATTATACAGGACAAG
- the LOC106061471 gene encoding deoxynucleotidyltransferase terminal-interacting protein 2-like — MVPPNTKAIKFGGYGQDFTPWWDNMIKAKPKIDLKKDDDVFDNWFSYTPPGKTNWLCGPGPTTVKETNKQSQSQVEDIPVPSIYNRKLITKGRRQLKKERKAERQKTAGPKWFAMKAPDIDEKIKNDMELIRMRGVLDPKRFYKHNDRKALPKYFQMGTVMDEGTDFYSSRLTKKQRKQNLVEELMADADIRQYNKRKYAELQQKMRVKQKKKPSKTKSHGRKRFKKSS, encoded by the exons ATGGTACCACCTAACACTAAAGCTATAAAATTTGGAGGATATGGACAAGATTTCACTCCGTGGTGGGATAACATGATTAAGGCTAAGCCCAAAATAGATCTTAAAAAAG ATGATGATGTGTTTGACAATTGGTTTAGTTACACACCtccaggaaaaacaaattggCTTTGTGGACCAGG cccaACAAcagtaaaagaaacaaataaacaatctCAGTCTCAAGTTGAAGATATT CCTGTGCCTTCCATCTACAACAGAAAGCTTATAACAAAAGGTCGAAGACAgttgaagaaagaaagaaag gCTGAGAGACAGAAGACTGCTGGACCTAAATGGTTCGCCATGAAAGCTCCAGATATAGATGAGAAGATTAAGAATGATATGGAGCTAATTAGAATGAGGGGTGTGCTCGATCCAAAAAGATTCTACAAACACAATGACAGGAAAGCTTTACCAAAATATTTCCAG atgggTACTGTCATGGATGAAGGTACTGATTTCTACAGTAGCAGACTTACCAAGAAACAGAGAAAGCAAAATCTGGTTGAAGAATTAATGGCTGATGCTGATATTAGGCA gtataacaaaagaaaatatgctGAACTACAACAGAAAATGAGAgttaagcaaaagaaaaaaccCAGTAAAACCAAAAGTCATGGTCGTAAAAGGTTCAAGAAATCATCTTGA